In the Lachnospiraceae bacterium genome, TACTGTAACTGCCAGCGCTTCCGGCTTCAGCCGGTATCCATGGCATACTGGGCAGGCTGTATGTGTCATAAAAGCTTCGTACTCTCCGCGCATACTTTCCGGTGTCTCCTGATAGCGGCGCTGCAATGTGGGCAGCAGCCCTTCGTATTTCATGGAATAGCTGCGCGGACCAAAACGCCCTTCATATTCAATATGAAATTCCTCACCCTGATCTCCATAAAGCAAAATCTGCATCACTTCAGATGGCAGCTCTTTTACCGGCGTATCGAGTGAAAATTGATGTCTCTTCGCTAAAACCCGCATAATTTTGCCCGAATAGCTATCTGGATTACTTACAGAACCATACCCAGGTGCAACAATAGCGCCCTGATTTAATGACAGTTCCTTATTAGGAATCAAAAGATCTGGATCAAACTCTGCCTTAACACCCAAGCCTAAGCATTCCGGACAAGCTCCAAAGGGATTATTAAAGGAAAACATTCTTGGCTGCAATTCATTGATGCTGATCCCGCAATCCGGGCAGGCAAAATTCTGGCTGAAGGTATGCCTCGCTTTACCATCAACCTCTACCTCCAATAGGCCCTCTGTTAGATGCAGAACCGTTTCTATTGAATCCGTTAGCCTTTTGGCAATCCCTTCTTTTACAACTAACCGGTCTACGACAATCTCAATCGTATGCTTCACGTTTTTTTCCAACTCAATGTTCTCATCTAGCATATACATATTGCCATCAATCATTGCACGCACATATCCTGATCGCTTGGCCTTATCAAGCAGCTTGGTATGCTGCCCTTTTCTTCCGCGCACAACAGGCGCCAATAGCTGAATCCGGCTTCCTTCTGGCAAAGACATAATTTGGTCGACCATTTGATCTACAGATTGTTTAGCAATCTCCCTGCCGCATTTAGGGCAGTGAGGAATTCCGATTCGTGCATATAAAAGACGCAGATAATCATAAATTTCCGTTACTGTACCTACCGTAGAACGGGGATTTTTTGAGGTGGTTTTCTGATCAATCGCAATGGAAGGAGAAAGCCCCTCGATACTCTCTACATTTGGCTTTTCCATTTGACCTAAAAACATACGTGCATAGGAGGATAAAGACTCCATATATCGACGCTGTCCTTCAGCAAATATGGTATCAAACGCCAAGGAGGATTTCCCTGAGCCTGAAAGACCAGTGAACACCACAAGCTTATCGCGCGGAATCGTTAGATTCAAATTCTTTAAATTATGCTCATTGGCTCCCTTAATACGAATAACTGACCGATCTTCCATTATACTTCTCCTTTATTCATTTCTAAGCTATCCTTCATCCTATACTTCCATCTCTATATCACGCAGCGCTGTCTTCATCTCGACAATACGGTCACGAAGCTGAGCTGCTTCTTCAAAGCGCAGATCTGCTGCTGCCTTTCGCATCTCATTTTGCAATGCCGCAATATTTTTAAGCAGATCCTGTTTGCTCATGGATTCCGGTTCTACAAGCAACCGATCATCCTCTTCTGCCTCTGGAGCTAAAGTAGCCCGAATCACATCATGCACTTTTTTGGTAATACTCTTAGGAATAATGCCATGTTCCTCATTATACTTGGTCTGAATTTCTCGTCTCCGGTTTGTTTCATCCAGTGCCCGCTGCATAGACCCTGTCATCGTATCAGCATATAAAATTACGCGTCCATCTACATTTCGCGCTGCTCGTCCAATCGTTTGAATCAGCGCTGTTTCCGAACGCAAAAATCCTTCTTTATCTGCATCTAAGATAGCAATGAGAGAAACTTCAGGGATATCCAGCCCTTCGCGTAGCAGGTTAATACCGATCAAGACATCATAGACACCTGTCCTTAAGTCCCTTACAATTTCTAGTCTCTCCAGCGTATCAACGTCTGAATGCAGATACTGTACTTTAATCCCGGCTTCTTTTAAATACTTTGTCAAATCCTCCGCCATTTTTTTAGTGAGCGTCGTCACCAGTGTTTTTTGTTGTTTAGCTGTAACCTTTCGAATCTGAGCAATCAAATCATCAATTTGCCCTTCTACTGGACGAATTTCTACAAATGGATCGATCAATCCTGTCGGCCGAATAATTTGTTCAGCCTTTAGCTGCTCGTGCTCTGTCTCATAGGGTCCAGGAGTAGCCGATACAAATAGAATCTGATGGATTTTCTGTTCAAATTCTTCAAAATTTAATGGTCTATTGTCCTTAGCAGAAGGCAAACGGAATCCGTAATCCACCAAAGTTGTTTTACGGGATTGATCTCCATGGTACATAGCCCTTACCTGAGGCAGCGTCATATGCGACTCATCGATCATGATTAAAAAATCTTTAGGAAAATAATCCAACAGGGTATGAGGCGTACTGCCCACCTCCCGTCCTGAAAGATGTCTGGAATAATTTTCGATTCCACTGCAAAACCCGGTTTCACGCATCATCTCGATATCAAAATTAGTACGCTGAGCAAGTCTCTGTGCTTCTAAGATCTTATCCTCGGCCATTAATTCCTTTAGCCTTATATCCAGTTCTTCTTCTATGCTCGTTACTGCTTTTTCCATCTTGTCTGCCGGCGTTACATAATGAGACGCGGGGAATAAAATAATATGCTCTCGAATCCCTACGATTTCTCCGGTCAGAGTGTCCACCTCTACAATTCGATCGACCTCGTCCCCAAAGAATTCAATCCTGTATGCATTCTTATCTTCGGCAATCGGCATAATCTCTAAAACATCGCCTCTGACCCGAAAGGTACCTCTAGCCAAGTTCATATCATTTCGCGTATACTGCAATTCTACTAAACGCTGCAGCACACTGTCTCTTTCTTTGATCATCCCAGGTCTAAGCGATAAGGTCATACTATTATAATCAATGGGATCCCCCAAACCATAGATACAGGAAACACTGGCTACAATAATGACATCACGCCGCTCAAACAAAGCGGCCGTCGCAGAATGTCGAAGTTTATCAATCTCATCATTGATCGCACTATCCTTTTCAATAAAGGTATCTGTCTGCGGCACATAT is a window encoding:
- the uvrB gene encoding excinuclease ABC subunit UvrB, producing the protein MQKENKFQVVSPFKPTGDQPQAIQQLVEGFQKGNRCQTLLGVTGSGKTFTMANIIAELNKPALILAHNKTLAAQLYSEFKEFFPHNAVEYFVSYYDYYQPEAYVPQTDTFIEKDSAINDEIDKLRHSATAALFERRDVIIVASVSCIYGLGDPIDYNSMTLSLRPGMIKERDSVLQRLVELQYTRNDMNLARGTFRVRGDVLEIMPIAEDKNAYRIEFFGDEVDRIVEVDTLTGEIVGIREHIILFPASHYVTPADKMEKAVTSIEEELDIRLKELMAEDKILEAQRLAQRTNFDIEMMRETGFCSGIENYSRHLSGREVGSTPHTLLDYFPKDFLIMIDESHMTLPQVRAMYHGDQSRKTTLVDYGFRLPSAKDNRPLNFEEFEQKIHQILFVSATPGPYETEHEQLKAEQIIRPTGLIDPFVEIRPVEGQIDDLIAQIRKVTAKQQKTLVTTLTKKMAEDLTKYLKEAGIKVQYLHSDVDTLERLEIVRDLRTGVYDVLIGINLLREGLDIPEVSLIAILDADKEGFLRSETALIQTIGRAARNVDGRVILYADTMTGSMQRALDETNRRREIQTKYNEEHGIIPKSITKKVHDVIRATLAPEAEEDDRLLVEPESMSKQDLLKNIAALQNEMRKAAADLRFEEAAQLRDRIVEMKTALRDIEMEV